TGAGAAAATGATCTTGAGATGGGATGATCCCAATGTTTTTGAAGCTTTTACATATTCAAGTTCTCTCTCCTGCAGTGCCTTAGACCGAATTAATCTAGCAATTCCCATCCATAGGAAGGCAGTCATGATTAGCGAGAACGAAACTATATTATATTTGGGTACTGCTGTAACAAACGCGATAACAATCATCATGAACGGAAGAATCATGAAGAAATCCACGATACGCATGAATACATTGTCAATCAGTCCTCCGAAATAACCAGACAGTATACCGATTACGATCCCCAAGAAACCTGTCATTACCGTAACTAGAATGGCAATCGATAACGAGTTCCGAGTTCCGATGATTAGTTGTCCAAATACATCACGACCTCCGTAATCTGTTCCTAACCAGTATTGGGCAGAAGGCGGCTCATACAAAGCGAATAGATCCACTTTAACAATTTCATCTTGATCCAGGATCAGAGCAGTTCCATAGACTATTAATAAAACCAGTCCCAAAAATATGAGCGAGATTAGTGCCACCTTATCCCGGACAAGCTCTCTCCATAAGATACTCAAGCTGGAGGGGCTCTTATCAATCTTCTGTGAAGTTACAACGACATCATTGGCCTTGCTCATCTTATTCACCCCGAAATCTTCAAGTTCTTACTTGATCCGTATACGCGGATCTACTAATCCCAGAATAATGTCAGATAACAGCGAACCCAGGATTGTAGCTATACCAAATAGCAGGACAAGTGCGGTTACAACACTGAAATCACGAAGAGAGATTGAGTTAAGGAACAGCTGCCCCATGCCTGGGTAACTGAATATACTCTCAATGAAAATAGTACCTCCGATAAGTCCTGTAATCTCATAACCGAAGAATGCGGCAATCGGCAGTAGAGAGTTCCTTAAAATATGCCTGTTGTAAACTCGTGACTCCGAAGCGCCCTTGGCTCGCGCAGTAAGAACGAATTCTTTATGCTTGATATCGATAATTTCGCTACGCAAGTATTGAACGGTTGATACCGTAGTAATCAGTGCCATGGATAATGCCGGTAATAACAGATGATAGAATTTGCTTGTAATGTAACTGAATGTTCCTGGTGTAAGTCCAGGTGCCACGCTTCCCCCCGTTGGGAATAACCCAAAGTGGAAACCAAAAATCCATAACATAACCAGCGCAAAAATGAACAACGGTGCTGCGAACCCCAGATAGGTGTAACCCGTAATTAATCGGTCAGACCAAGTATCATTATAACGACCACTGATAATACCAAGTGGGATCGCGATTAAATATGTGAAGACAAGTGTTGCAAAAGCCAGCCAAAATGTATTTGCAATCCTTTGACCAATCAGATCAGATACTGGCATCTTGAATCGGAAAGATTGTCCGAAGTCGCCCTGCGCGGCATTTCTGATCCAGTCCCAATACTGTACATACCATGGATTATTAAGTCCAAGTCGT
This Paenibacillus xylanexedens DNA region includes the following protein-coding sequences:
- a CDS encoding ABC transporter permease, translating into MSKANDVVVTSQKIDKSPSSLSILWRELVRDKVALISLIFLGLVLLIVYGTALILDQDEIVKVDLFALYEPPSAQYWLGTDYGGRDVFGQLIIGTRNSLSIAILVTVMTGFLGIVIGILSGYFGGLIDNVFMRIVDFFMILPFMMIVIAFVTAVPKYNIVSFSLIMTAFLWMGIARLIRSKALQERELEYVKASKTLGSSHLKIIFSQVLPNLSSIIIVTMTLNLAANIGLESGLSFLGFGFPESTPSLGTLVSYARNPQTLESRWWIWLPASVLILVLMLSINNVGQALKRATDARQRRG
- the opp4B gene encoding oligopeptide ABC transporter permease, which gives rise to MWKIIVRRIMIMIPQIFLLSLLVFLMAKAMPGDALTGLLDPSIDPKALDEQRERLGLNNPWYVQYWDWIRNAAQGDFGQSFRFKMPVSDLIGQRIANTFWLAFATLVFTYLIAIPLGIISGRYNDTWSDRLITGYTYLGFAAPLFIFALVMLWIFGFHFGLFPTGGSVAPGLTPGTFSYITSKFYHLLLPALSMALITTVSTVQYLRSEIIDIKHKEFVLTARAKGASESRVYNRHILRNSLLPIAAFFGYEITGLIGGTIFIESIFSYPGMGQLFLNSISLRDFSVVTALVLLFGIATILGSLLSDIILGLVDPRIRIK